A genome region from Streptomyces pratensis includes the following:
- the yidC gene encoding membrane protein insertase YidC — MDTIASLFSFITTPVSWVIVQFHKLYGALFGDDTGWAWGLSIVSLVVLIRICLIPLFVKQIKSTRNMQVLQPKMKAIQERYKNDKQRQSEEMMKLYKETGTNPLSSCLPILAQSPFFFALYHVLSSIASGKTIGVIDQPLLDSARQAHIFGAPLAAKFMDSEEKVAALGASLTDVRVVTAIMIVMMSASQFFTQRQLMTKNVDLTVKTPYMQQQKMLMYIFPVIFAVMGINFPVGVLVYWLTTNVWTMGQQMYVINQNPTPGSKAQDQYLGRVLKSVTSHGQVRGRTRRNTVKAIVAKGPDRNDIERKFITGLGKLGLAAQDDGTVAKSEAAVLEAEGGAAPKRQQPKRQPKAKRHTAATHPGTAKGSGSPASESKTSLEKQDASQDDKPKAAGKSAASGSSRQAKSGQRKGPQRPKHPSKK; from the coding sequence GTGGACACGATTGCCAGTCTGTTCAGCTTTATCACCACACCTGTTTCGTGGGTCATCGTCCAGTTCCACAAGCTGTACGGAGCGCTCTTCGGCGATGACACGGGGTGGGCCTGGGGCCTGTCCATCGTGTCCCTGGTGGTCCTGATCCGGATCTGTCTGATCCCGCTTTTCGTGAAGCAGATCAAGTCGACCCGGAACATGCAGGTGCTCCAGCCGAAGATGAAGGCGATCCAGGAGCGCTACAAGAACGACAAACAGCGTCAGTCCGAAGAGATGATGAAGCTGTACAAGGAGACGGGCACCAACCCGCTCTCCTCGTGCCTTCCCATCCTGGCGCAGTCCCCGTTCTTCTTCGCCCTGTATCACGTGCTCTCGTCCATCGCCTCGGGCAAGACGATCGGTGTCATCGACCAGCCGCTGCTCGACAGCGCACGTCAGGCACACATCTTCGGTGCCCCGCTGGCGGCGAAGTTCATGGACAGCGAAGAGAAGGTCGCGGCGCTCGGCGCCTCGCTGACCGACGTCCGTGTCGTCACGGCGATCATGATCGTGATGATGTCCGCGTCGCAGTTCTTCACCCAGCGCCAGCTGATGACGAAGAACGTCGACCTGACGGTCAAGACCCCGTACATGCAGCAGCAGAAGATGCTGATGTACATCTTCCCGGTGATCTTCGCCGTCATGGGTATCAACTTCCCCGTCGGTGTCCTCGTGTACTGGCTGACCACGAACGTCTGGACCATGGGTCAGCAGATGTACGTGATCAACCAGAACCCGACTCCTGGCAGCAAGGCGCAGGACCAGTACCTGGGCCGCGTGCTGAAGAGCGTGACTTCTCACGGCCAGGTGCGGGGCAGGACGCGGCGTAACACCGTGAAGGCGATCGTCGCCAAGGGCCCCGACCGCAATGACATCGAGCGCAAGTTCATCACCGGTCTGGGGAAGCTCGGCCTCGCCGCCCAGGACGACGGGACGGTGGCGAAGAGCGAAGCGGCCGTGCTCGAGGCCGAGGGCGGTGCCGCTCCCAAGCGCCAGCAGCCCAAGCGTCAGCCCAAGGCGAAGCGTCACACCGCTGCCACGCATCCCGGCACGGCGAAGGGCTCCGGCTCTCCCGCCTCGGAGTCCAAGACCTCGCTCGAGAAGCAGGACGCATCGCAGGACGACAAGCCGAAGGCGGCGGGCAAGTCCGCTGCGTCCGGTTCCTCACGCCAAGCCAAGTCCGGACAGCGCAAGGGCCCGCAGCGGCCCAAGCACCCGTCCAAGAAGTAA
- the dnaA gene encoding chromosomal replication initiator protein DnaA → MADVPADLAAVWPRVLEQLLGEGQQGVQPKDKQWIERCQPLALVADTALLAVPNGYAKGVVEGRLAPLISEALTRECGRPIRIAITVDDSAGEPPAPPASPMRQPRQGQQSHRYQGPQPDEPSRNDGYDSYGSRQSDDGMPTARPAYPDYQQHRPEPGAWPRAQEDLSWQPRHGGYQDRDPYASPRSQQPQHDYRPQPPEHQGYEQPRDSRDRHDLQDQQAQHRQGGPGTGRAGGGPMGQSAPPPGAGEPHARLNPKYLFDTFVIGASNRFAHAAAVAVAEAPAKAYNPLFIYGESGLGKTHLLHAIGHYARSLYPGTRVRYVSSEEFTNEFINSIRDGKGDTFRKRYRDVDILLVDDIQFLASKESTQEEFFHTFNTLHNANKQIVLSSDRPPKQLVTLEDRLRNRFEWGLTTDVQPPELETRIAILRKKAVQEQLNAPPEVLEFIASRISRNIRELEGALIRVTAFASLNRQPVDLGLTEIVLKDLIPGGEDSAPEITAPAIMAATADYFGLTVEDLCGSSRSRVLVTARQIAMYLCRELTDLSLPKIGAQFGGRDHTTVMHADRKIRALMAERRSIYNQVTELTNRIKNG, encoded by the coding sequence GTGGCTGACGTACCTGCCGATCTTGCCGCAGTGTGGCCGCGAGTGCTGGAACAACTCCTCGGGGAGGGCCAGCAGGGCGTCCAACCGAAGGACAAGCAGTGGATCGAGCGCTGTCAGCCCCTGGCACTCGTCGCCGACACCGCGCTGCTGGCCGTGCCCAACGGTTATGCCAAGGGAGTCGTGGAGGGCCGGCTCGCACCGCTGATCAGCGAGGCGCTCACCCGTGAGTGCGGGCGGCCCATCCGTATCGCGATCACCGTCGACGATTCGGCCGGTGAGCCGCCTGCTCCGCCCGCGTCCCCGATGCGCCAGCCCCGCCAAGGGCAGCAGTCCCACCGCTACCAGGGGCCCCAGCCCGACGAGCCCTCGCGCAACGACGGGTACGACAGCTACGGCTCCCGTCAGTCGGACGACGGCATGCCGACGGCCCGCCCCGCCTACCCGGACTACCAGCAGCACCGCCCTGAGCCCGGCGCCTGGCCCCGTGCCCAGGAGGACCTCTCCTGGCAGCCCCGGCACGGGGGCTACCAGGATCGCGACCCGTACGCGAGCCCGCGCTCCCAGCAGCCGCAGCACGACTACCGTCCGCAGCCGCCCGAGCACCAGGGTTACGAGCAGCCGCGGGACAGCCGTGACCGCCACGATCTGCAGGACCAGCAGGCCCAGCACCGCCAGGGCGGTCCAGGCACCGGAAGGGCCGGTGGCGGCCCCATGGGCCAGTCCGCGCCCCCACCCGGGGCCGGTGAGCCGCATGCCCGGCTGAATCCGAAGTACCTCTTCGACACCTTCGTGATCGGCGCGTCCAACCGCTTCGCGCACGCGGCGGCGGTCGCCGTCGCCGAGGCCCCCGCGAAGGCGTACAACCCCCTTTTCATCTACGGGGAGTCGGGTCTCGGCAAGACTCACCTGCTGCACGCCATCGGGCATTACGCGCGGAGCCTGTACCCGGGCACGCGGGTGCGGTACGTGAGCTCCGAGGAGTTCACCAACGAGTTCATCAACTCGATCCGCGACGGCAAGGGCGACACCTTCCGCAAGCGCTACCGCGACGTGGACATCCTTCTGGTCGACGACATCCAGTTCCTGGCGAGCAAGGAGTCAACGCAGGAGGAGTTCTTCCACACCTTCAACACGCTCCACAACGCCAACAAGCAGATCGTGCTGTCCTCGGACCGTCCGCCCAAGCAGCTGGTGACCCTCGAGGACCGGCTGCGCAACCGGTTCGAGTGGGGCCTCACCACCGATGTGCAGCCCCCGGAGCTGGAGACGCGCATCGCGATCCTCCGCAAGAAGGCCGTGCAGGAGCAGCTCAACGCCCCGCCCGAGGTGCTGGAGTTCATCGCCTCCCGTATCTCGCGCAACATCCGCGAACTGGAGGGCGCTCTCATCCGCGTGACCGCCTTCGCGAGTCTGAACCGGCAGCCGGTGGACCTCGGACTGACCGAGATCGTGCTCAAGGATCTGATCCCGGGCGGTGAGGACTCGGCTCCCGAGATCACCGCGCCGGCCATCATGGCGGCGACCGCGGACTACTTCGGACTGACTGTCGAGGATCTCTGCGGATCCTCCCGGAGTCGCGTCCTGGTGACGGCCCGCCAGATCGCGATGTACCTCTGCCGTGAGCTGACGGATCTTTCGCTGCCCAAGATCGGCGCCCAGTTCGGCGGGCGCGACCACACCACGGTGATGCACGCCGACCGGAAGATCCGCGCCCTGATGGCGGAGCGGC
- the rpmH gene encoding 50S ribosomal protein L34, whose amino-acid sequence MSKRTFQPNNRRRAKTHGFRLRMRTRAGRAILANRRGKGRANLSA is encoded by the coding sequence GTGAGCAAGCGCACCTTCCAGCCGAACAATCGTCGTCGCGCCAAGACCCATGGCTTCCGCCTGCGCATGCGTACCCGTGCCGGCCGCGCGATTCTCGCGAACCGCCGTGGCAAGGGTCGCGCCAACCTGTCCGCCTGA
- the yidD gene encoding membrane protein insertion efficiency factor YidD — MKYPLLALIKLYQWTISPLLGPVCRYYPSCSHYGYTAIDRHGAIKGTALTAWRILRCNPWSPGGVDHVPPRKRPRWHELLRSCVRGGKGGDSAGDVPSGGSVSEPLSPATETSPKAQGA; from the coding sequence ATGAAGTACCCGCTGCTGGCTCTCATCAAGCTGTATCAGTGGACGATCAGCCCGCTCCTCGGGCCTGTCTGCCGTTACTACCCGTCGTGTTCCCACTATGGATATACGGCGATCGACCGGCACGGTGCGATCAAGGGAACAGCGCTGACGGCATGGCGCATCCTGCGGTGCAATCCGTGGTCACCCGGCGGCGTGGATCACGTACCGCCACGCAAACGTCCGCGTTGGCACGAACTGCTGCGCAGCTGTGTGCGTGGCGGCAAGGGCGGGGACTCCGCCGGCGATGTGCCTTCCGGGGGGTCGGTCTCCGAACCCCTGAGCCCGGCCACAGAGACCTCGCCCAAAGCTCAAGGAGCCTGA
- the rnpA gene encoding ribonuclease P protein component, giving the protein MLPTENRLRRREDFAAAVRRGRRAGRPLLVVHLRSGVTDPHVTGDSAPPPRAGFVVSKAVGGAVVRTAVKRKLRHLVRDRLAQLPPGSLVVVRALPGSGDADHAQLARDLDAALQRLLGGGAR; this is encoded by the coding sequence GTGCTGCCTACCGAGAATCGGCTGAGGCGGCGCGAGGACTTCGCGGCCGCTGTACGCCGGGGACGTCGGGCCGGACGCCCGCTACTCGTCGTGCATCTACGCAGCGGTGTTACGGACCCGCACGTGACAGGGGACAGTGCTCCCCCGCCACGTGCGGGTTTCGTTGTCAGCAAAGCAGTGGGTGGAGCAGTCGTTCGCACCGCGGTGAAGCGGAAGCTTCGTCATCTGGTCCGCGATCGGCTCGCTCAGCTGCCCCCCGGTAGCCTTGTTGTCGTACGAGCGCTACCCGGATCGGGTGACGCCGACCATGCACAGCTGGCCCGAGACCTGGACGCCGCTCTTCAGCGGCTGCTGGGAGGGGGTGCGCGATGA